The Miscanthus floridulus cultivar M001 chromosome 17, ASM1932011v1, whole genome shotgun sequence genome has a window encoding:
- the LOC136515288 gene encoding uncharacterized protein, with product MYQRAMTIVLDGLLYEIVECYIDDIVVKSKREKDHLKHLEMVFDRLRKHKLKMNPMKCAFGVSSGKFLGFIVTKRGIEIDPTKIKSLLPHPDGRYTVASLMDIGRDDVYELQLYHSDTEIWTSRRVSVEPPQWDPLPKRIPKYCGALLRHYTSAVVTIGGEGGTMAWVDPWRSILLCDVLCPDLSLRGVPIPLPLTQMSLNDGLGVKLDFAGHSRGISFNRDKGCLTLVHLEQNESPPPIHAATRGLGGQDVQVLDWEVTMWSNSKMSDSLEDWHKERSVQASNITIDDPAAVSRMLEDFGLLHRPSPRREHSDDEAAAATAAAQAQQQEKYLHPKAWCLAVDMKNQGTLKHVANIGNQDHPFCHRIYCLSRISKYTNTKAQFRSEKFGKTSTVAFSLLFGKISVQS from the exons ATGTATCAACGTGCAATGACCATTGTCCTTGATGGGTTGTTGTACGAAATCGTTGAGTGCTATATAGATGATATTGTTGTAAAATCTAAGCGCGAGAAAGATCACTTAAAACACTTGGAAATGGTGTTTGACCGCCttagaaaacataaattaaagatgaatcctatgaAGTGCGCCTTCGGAGTATCTTCAGGAAAATTCCTTGGTTTCATAGTCACCAAGCGTGGCATTGAAATTGACCCTACTAAAATAAAGAGCCTCCTCCCTCATCCGGACGGCCGTTACACCGTCGCGTCGCTGATGGATATAGGCCGCGATGACGTGTACGAGCTCCAGCTGTACCACTCCGACACCGAAATCTGGACCAGCCGCCGGGTGTCTGTGGAGCCGCCACAGTGGGATCCGTTACCCAAGAGGATTCCCAAGTACTGCGGCGCGCTCCTACGCCATTATACATCCGCCGTGGTCACCATCGGAGGCGAGGGTGGCACCATGGCCTGGGTCGATCCCTGGCGAAGCATCTTGCTCTGCGACGTGCTCTGCCCCGACCTGTCCCTCCGCGGAGTGCCCATCCCGCTGCCGTTGacgcagatgagcctcaacgACGGGTTGGGTGTGAAGCTAGACTTCGCAGGGCACAGCCGTGGCATCTCCTTCAACAGAGACAAGGGGTGCCTCACGCTTGTGCATCTGGAACAGAATGAGTCCCCTCCTCCTATTCATGCTGCTACCAGGGGTCTTGGTGGGCAGGATGTACAGGTTCTTGATTGGGAGGTCACCATGTGGAGCAACAGCAAGATGAGCGACTCCCTGGAGGATTGGCACAAGGAACGCAGTGTCCAAGCTTCCAACATCACCATTGACGACCCGGCAGCGGTTTCACGGATGCTGGAGGACTTTGGGTTGCTGCATAGACCATCACCACGACGAGAACACAGCGATGatgaggccgccgccgccaccgccgcagcaCAAGCACAACAACA GGAGAAGTATCTGCACCCCAAAGCATGGTGTCTTGCTGTTGACATGAAGAATCAAGGTACACTGAAACATGTGGCAAACATTGGCAATCAAGATCATCCCTTTTGTCATCGCATCTACTGTCTTAGTAGAATCTCCAAGTATACCAATACCAAGGCCCAGTTTAGAtccgaaaaatttggcaaaacgagcactgtagcgttttcgttgttatttggcaaaattagtgtccaatcataa